A single Cyclopterus lumpus isolate fCycLum1 chromosome 1, fCycLum1.pri, whole genome shotgun sequence DNA region contains:
- the LOC117736831 gene encoding ras and Rab interactor 2-like isoform X2 produces the protein MASDSPPRNPLSGLTDRSGSFFKLIDTFALEIGELKREMVQTSTTANREPMDLRGLEGEVSGVYLQSPHCGGQGGERDSGYDSLRRRMSVLDRLSRTHPVWLLLAVSEEEASRILLRQPPGVFLVRKSAALQRKVLSVRLLEDPSGTPISHFPVRESQYTFSLEESGISFADLFRLVAFYCISRDVLPFTLKLPEAIASAKTQKELEEVAQLGAGFWDSALCSQRRPSPRPCRPLSRTLSPQGTNRNREVQASRLRHTGAHCDSAPPTLRSGAPPPSFHLERRHSSGPLCFVNPLFLQTHHHHHRREDDPASHAVRSGSKLENAARPSVKPISSSQGSEQHVDKTKLSGKSRPPPPRPPPPRSMPRRRPAPPPPGPPAATTRPKSMPEAVALSTKQQPSIRRRPAPARPSMGAKHSSPSKTASSPVPAPSNPPPPRPKKPDLEAHRCHIALDDETIAKALSQAKLPPCQPPPAVPAVVLLEKNAGSLSASKERGRQRLSDMSMSTSSSDSLDYSQSPGFSLGLAPSPSRHLTHQDPVEDSSEDDEDKEEDEEEDYGVGLETDLEMRHRPSFKARSRRVGVTLSGGSFILPRALKGRFLKVSGMLSSLMTPERRAVKRIAELSRDKSSYFGSLVQDYISFVQENRGCHTSGMDFLQTLRQFMTQMKAYLHQSSELDPPIESLIPEDQIDQVLEKAMHKCVLKPLRSVIENALHDFQVSSGALQQLRENLALAKAKRPQELGVDGAVPPGPEAIEKIRHKFLNMRKMYSPEKKVSLLLRVCKLIYTIMQDNSGRMFGADDFLPMLTYVVAQCDMPQLDTEIQYMMELLDPALLQGEGGYYLTSAYGAMALIKNFQEEQAARVLSSEARNTLHQWHRRRTTQRSAPSVDDFQVSRLT, from the exons ATGGCCTCCGACTCTCCGCCCAGGAACCCCCTGAGTGGCCTCACGGACAGGAGCGGGAGCTTCTTTAAG CTGATTGATACATTTGCGTTGGAGATTGGGGAGCTGAAGAGAGAGATGGTCCAGACCTCTACGACAGCCAACAGAGAGCCCATGGATCTACGAGG GCTGGAGGGTGAGGTGAGCGGCGTTTACCTGCAGTCCCCCCACTGTGGCGGGCAGGGGGGCGAGAGGGATTCCGGATACGACTCGTTGCGAAGGAGGATGAGCGTGTTGGACAGGCTGAGTCGAACCCATCCGGtgtggctgctgctggctgtcagTGAAGAGGAGGCCAGTCGCATTCTGCTCCGGCAGCCCCCTGGG GTTTTCCTGGTCAGGAAGTCAGCCGCGCTGCAGAGAAAGGTTCTGTCTGTGCGTCTGTTGGAGGATCCGTCGGGAACTCCCATCAGCCACTTCCCCGTCAGAGAGAGCCAGTACA CCTTTTCTCTCGAGGAATCTGGGATCAGCTTTGCAGATCTGTTTCGCCTGGTGGCCTTCTACTGTATTAGCAG GGATGTCCTGCCTTTCACACTCAAACTCCCAGAGGCCATTGCATCGGCTAAGACTCAGAAAGAACTGGAGGAGGTGGCCCAGCTGGGAGCAG GCTTCTGGGACTCTGCCCTGTGCAGTCAGCGGCGCCCTTCCCCCCGTCCCTGTCGCCCTCTGAGCCGTACCCTCAGCCCCCAGGGGACTAACAGGAACAGGGAGGTCCAGGCGTCACGGCTGAGGCACACCGGGGCTCACTGCGACAGTGCACCTCCGACCCTGAGGTCCGGCGCTCCTCCACCTTCCTTTCATCTTGAGAGAAGACATTCCAGTGGTCCCCTGTGCTTTGTCAACCCCCTATTTCTCCAgactcaccaccaccaccaccggcGTGAGGACGACCCAGCTTCACATGCTGTCAGGTCCGGTAGCAAACTAGAGAATGCGGCGAGACCGTCCGTGAAGCCGATCAGCAGCAGCCAAGGGAGCGAGCAGCACGTTGACAAGACCAAACTGAGCGGCAAATCGCGGCCACCTCCCCCACGCCCTCCTCCCCCCCGCTCGATGCCGCGCCGGCgccctgctccaccaccacctggACCTCCAGCTGCTACCACCAGACCCAAGAGCATGCCAGAGGCTGTTGCTTTGTCTACAAAACAGCAACCGTCCATCCGCAGGCGGCCGGCTCCCGCTCGACCTTCAATGGGTGCCAAGCATAGCAGCCCTTCCAAAACTGCCAGCTCACCAGTCCCTGCGCCCTCAAACCCCCCACCTCCAAGGCCAAAGAAGCCGGATCTGGAAGCTCACCGCTGCCACATTGCCCTGGATGATGAGACCATTGCCAAAGCTCTGTCCCAGGCCAAGCTTCCACCCTGCCAGCCTCCACCTGCTGTCCCTGCTGTTGTGCTACTGGAGAAGAACGCTGGGAGTCTGTCCGCTTCTAAGGAGCGGGGACGCCAGCGGCTCAGTGACATGAGcatgtccacttcctcctctgacTCACTGGACTATTCTCAGTCTCCTGGATTCTCCCTGGGCCTGGCCCCTAGTCCATCCCGACACCTCACTCATCAAGACCCAGTGGAGGACAGCAGTGAAGACGATGAGGACAaggaagaagacgaggaggaggactacgGGGTCGGTCTGGAGACAGACCTAGAAATGCGCCACCGTCCGTCCTTCAAAGCACGGAGTCGAAGGGTCGGCGTTACTCTGAGCGGTGGCTCCTTCATCCTCCCAAGGGCCCTGAAGGGACGCTTCCTTAAGGTGAGCGGCATGCTCAGCTCCCTCATGACCCCCGAGAGACGGGCGGTGAAAAGGATCGCTGAGCTGTCCAGGGACAAAAGCTCATATTTTGGCTCCCTGGTCCAGGACTACATCAGCTTTGTTCAGGAGAACCGAGGCTGTCACACCTCAGGGATGGATTTTCTGCAGACTCTAAGGCAGTTTATGACACAGATGAAGGCTTACCTGCACCAGAGCTCCGAACTGGACCCCCCTATCGAGTCACTCATACCGGAGGACCAGATTG ACCAGGTGCTGGAGAAGGCCATGCACAAGTGTGTCCTAAAGCCTCTGAGGAGTGTGATCGAGAATGCTTTACATGACTTCCAG GTGAGCAGCGGCGCTTTGCAGCAGCTGAGGGAGAACCTGGCCCTGGCTAAGGCCAAGAGGCCGCAGGAGTTAGGGGTGGACGGAGCCGTGCCTCCCGGCCCCGAGGCTATCGAGAAGATCCGCCACAAGTTCCTGAACATGAGGAAGATGTACTCCCCCGAGAAAAAGGTGTCATTGCTGCTGCGTGTGTGTAAACTCATCTACACCATCATGCAGGATAACTCAG GGAGGATGTTCGGTGCGGACGACTTCCTGCCCATGCTGACGTATGTGGTGGCTCAGTGTGACATGCCTCAGCTGGACACAGAGATCCAGTACATGATGGAGCTGCTGGACCCGGCACTGCTGCAAGGAGAAG GGGGCTACTACCTGACCAGCGCCTACGGAGCCATGGCCCTCATCAAGAACTTCCAGGAGGAGCAGGCGGCACGGGTGCTGAGCTCTGAGGCCAGGAACACTCTGCACCAGTGGCACAGACGGCGCACCACCCAGCGGTCAGCGCCGTCTGTGGACGACTTTCAGGTATCGCGCCTGACCTGA
- the LOC117736831 gene encoding ras and Rab interactor 2-like isoform X1, which yields MASDSPPRNPLSGLTDRSGSFFKLIDTFALEIGELKREMVQTSTTANREPMDLRGLEGEVSGVYLQSPHCGGQGGERDSGYDSLRRRMSVLDRLSRTHPVWLLLAVSEEEASRILLRQPPGVFLVRKSAALQRKVLSVRLLEDPSGTPISHFPVRESQYTFSLEESGISFADLFRLVAFYCISRDVLPFTLKLPEAIASAKTQKELEEVAQLGAGFWDSALCSQRRPSPRPCRPLSRTLSPQGTNRNREVQASRLRHTGAHCDSAPPTLRSGAPPPSFHLERRHSSGPLCFVNPLFLQTHHHHHRREDDPASHAVRSGSKLENAARPSVKPISSSQGSEQHVDKTKLSGKSRPPPPRPPPPRSMPRRRPAPPPPGPPAATTRPKSMPEAVALSTKQQPSIRRRPAPARPSMGAKHSSPSKTASSPVPAPSNPPPPRPKKPDLEAHRCHIALDDETIAKALSQAKLPPCQPPPAVPAVVLLEKNAGSLSASKERGRQRLSDMSMSTSSSDSLDYSQSPGFSLGLAPSPSRHLTHQDPVEDSSEDDEDKEEDEEEDYGVGLETDLEMRHRPSFKARSRRVGVTLSGGSFILPRALKGRFLKVSGMLSSLMTPERRAVKRIAELSRDKSSYFGSLVQDYISFVQENRGCHTSGMDFLQTLRQFMTQMKAYLHQSSELDPPIESLIPEDQIDQVLEKAMHKCVLKPLRSVIENALHDFQVSSGALQQLRENLALAKAKRPQELGVDGAVPPGPEAIEKIRHKFLNMRKMYSPEKKVSLLLRVCKLIYTIMQDNSGRMFGADDFLPMLTYVVAQCDMPQLDTEIQYMMELLDPALLQGEGGYYLTSAYGAMALIKNFQEEQAARVLSSEARNTLHQWHRRRTTQRSAPSVDDFQNFLRVALEEEDTGCTAKTLIVHPYTTTEEMCSLCAYKFKIPDPDTFALFLVTKDSSQQLAPDTHPQRIKAELHGRPRAQVFHFIYKRVTNLNLRVPAIIMHNGNCLQIE from the exons ATGGCCTCCGACTCTCCGCCCAGGAACCCCCTGAGTGGCCTCACGGACAGGAGCGGGAGCTTCTTTAAG CTGATTGATACATTTGCGTTGGAGATTGGGGAGCTGAAGAGAGAGATGGTCCAGACCTCTACGACAGCCAACAGAGAGCCCATGGATCTACGAGG GCTGGAGGGTGAGGTGAGCGGCGTTTACCTGCAGTCCCCCCACTGTGGCGGGCAGGGGGGCGAGAGGGATTCCGGATACGACTCGTTGCGAAGGAGGATGAGCGTGTTGGACAGGCTGAGTCGAACCCATCCGGtgtggctgctgctggctgtcagTGAAGAGGAGGCCAGTCGCATTCTGCTCCGGCAGCCCCCTGGG GTTTTCCTGGTCAGGAAGTCAGCCGCGCTGCAGAGAAAGGTTCTGTCTGTGCGTCTGTTGGAGGATCCGTCGGGAACTCCCATCAGCCACTTCCCCGTCAGAGAGAGCCAGTACA CCTTTTCTCTCGAGGAATCTGGGATCAGCTTTGCAGATCTGTTTCGCCTGGTGGCCTTCTACTGTATTAGCAG GGATGTCCTGCCTTTCACACTCAAACTCCCAGAGGCCATTGCATCGGCTAAGACTCAGAAAGAACTGGAGGAGGTGGCCCAGCTGGGAGCAG GCTTCTGGGACTCTGCCCTGTGCAGTCAGCGGCGCCCTTCCCCCCGTCCCTGTCGCCCTCTGAGCCGTACCCTCAGCCCCCAGGGGACTAACAGGAACAGGGAGGTCCAGGCGTCACGGCTGAGGCACACCGGGGCTCACTGCGACAGTGCACCTCCGACCCTGAGGTCCGGCGCTCCTCCACCTTCCTTTCATCTTGAGAGAAGACATTCCAGTGGTCCCCTGTGCTTTGTCAACCCCCTATTTCTCCAgactcaccaccaccaccaccggcGTGAGGACGACCCAGCTTCACATGCTGTCAGGTCCGGTAGCAAACTAGAGAATGCGGCGAGACCGTCCGTGAAGCCGATCAGCAGCAGCCAAGGGAGCGAGCAGCACGTTGACAAGACCAAACTGAGCGGCAAATCGCGGCCACCTCCCCCACGCCCTCCTCCCCCCCGCTCGATGCCGCGCCGGCgccctgctccaccaccacctggACCTCCAGCTGCTACCACCAGACCCAAGAGCATGCCAGAGGCTGTTGCTTTGTCTACAAAACAGCAACCGTCCATCCGCAGGCGGCCGGCTCCCGCTCGACCTTCAATGGGTGCCAAGCATAGCAGCCCTTCCAAAACTGCCAGCTCACCAGTCCCTGCGCCCTCAAACCCCCCACCTCCAAGGCCAAAGAAGCCGGATCTGGAAGCTCACCGCTGCCACATTGCCCTGGATGATGAGACCATTGCCAAAGCTCTGTCCCAGGCCAAGCTTCCACCCTGCCAGCCTCCACCTGCTGTCCCTGCTGTTGTGCTACTGGAGAAGAACGCTGGGAGTCTGTCCGCTTCTAAGGAGCGGGGACGCCAGCGGCTCAGTGACATGAGcatgtccacttcctcctctgacTCACTGGACTATTCTCAGTCTCCTGGATTCTCCCTGGGCCTGGCCCCTAGTCCATCCCGACACCTCACTCATCAAGACCCAGTGGAGGACAGCAGTGAAGACGATGAGGACAaggaagaagacgaggaggaggactacgGGGTCGGTCTGGAGACAGACCTAGAAATGCGCCACCGTCCGTCCTTCAAAGCACGGAGTCGAAGGGTCGGCGTTACTCTGAGCGGTGGCTCCTTCATCCTCCCAAGGGCCCTGAAGGGACGCTTCCTTAAGGTGAGCGGCATGCTCAGCTCCCTCATGACCCCCGAGAGACGGGCGGTGAAAAGGATCGCTGAGCTGTCCAGGGACAAAAGCTCATATTTTGGCTCCCTGGTCCAGGACTACATCAGCTTTGTTCAGGAGAACCGAGGCTGTCACACCTCAGGGATGGATTTTCTGCAGACTCTAAGGCAGTTTATGACACAGATGAAGGCTTACCTGCACCAGAGCTCCGAACTGGACCCCCCTATCGAGTCACTCATACCGGAGGACCAGATTG ACCAGGTGCTGGAGAAGGCCATGCACAAGTGTGTCCTAAAGCCTCTGAGGAGTGTGATCGAGAATGCTTTACATGACTTCCAG GTGAGCAGCGGCGCTTTGCAGCAGCTGAGGGAGAACCTGGCCCTGGCTAAGGCCAAGAGGCCGCAGGAGTTAGGGGTGGACGGAGCCGTGCCTCCCGGCCCCGAGGCTATCGAGAAGATCCGCCACAAGTTCCTGAACATGAGGAAGATGTACTCCCCCGAGAAAAAGGTGTCATTGCTGCTGCGTGTGTGTAAACTCATCTACACCATCATGCAGGATAACTCAG GGAGGATGTTCGGTGCGGACGACTTCCTGCCCATGCTGACGTATGTGGTGGCTCAGTGTGACATGCCTCAGCTGGACACAGAGATCCAGTACATGATGGAGCTGCTGGACCCGGCACTGCTGCAAGGAGAAG GGGGCTACTACCTGACCAGCGCCTACGGAGCCATGGCCCTCATCAAGAACTTCCAGGAGGAGCAGGCGGCACGGGTGCTGAGCTCTGAGGCCAGGAACACTCTGCACCAGTGGCACAGACGGCGCACCACCCAGCGGTCAGCGCCGTCTGTGGACGACTTTCAG AACTTTCTCCGTGTAGctctggaggaagaggacacaggcTGCACGGCCAAAACCCTGATCGTCCACCCGTACACAACCACGGAGGAGATGTGCTCACTCTGCGCTTACAAGTTCAAGATCCCGGACCCTGACACCTTCGCACTGTTTCTGGTCACCAAAGACAGCAGCCAGCAGCTGGCCCCGGACACACACCCTCAGCGGATCAAAGCCGAGCTCCACGGCCGGCCCCGGGCCCAGGTCTTCCACTTTATCTACAAGAGGGTAACGAACCTCAACCTCCGTGTGCCTGCCATCATCATGCACAATGGAAACTGCCTTCAAATTGAATAG